The following coding sequences lie in one Musa acuminata AAA Group cultivar baxijiao chromosome BXJ3-1, Cavendish_Baxijiao_AAA, whole genome shotgun sequence genomic window:
- the LOC103989214 gene encoding exopolygalacturonase-like, whose translation MNAPGDSPNIDGIYIVDSTNIQVANSVIGTDDDYISIGLSCTNLTIFNVLCGLGHGISIGSLGKNAGEKDVIGLNVSNYNFTGTTNGLRIQTLQSSPSRLKATNFVFEHIIMNNAYNLIITNQNYCPSANCPKKDHSLVKIKNIKCRNIVGTFLSPVAYNLVCSEVAPCEGVELSDISLKYNDNEKQPKNASICVHVYGSSNGNVKPDPCI comes from the exons ATGAATGCTCCTGGAGATAGCCCCAACATTGATGGCATTTACATCGTCGACTCGACCAATATCCAGGTTGCCAATTCAGTCATCGGCACCGATGATGACTACATCTCCATCGGCCTGAGCTGcaccaatttgaccatctttaatGTGTTATGCGGCCTAGGCCATGGCATTAGCATAGGTAGTCTCGGCAAAAATGCTGGTGAGAAAGATGTAATCGGGCTGAACGTGAGTAATTACAATTTTACCGGTACAACAAATGGATTGAGGATTCAGACATTGCAATCTTCTCCATCTAGGTTGAAGGCCACTAATTTCGTCtttgaacacatcatcatgaataatgCCTATAACCTCATCATCACAAATCAGAATTATTGCCCATCTGCTAACTGTCCCAAAAAG GATCATTCTCTAGTTAAGATCAAGAATATCAAGTGCAGAAATATCGTGGGGACCTTTCTCTCGCCAGTAGCTTATAATCTAGTGTGCAGCGAGGTTGCTCCATGTGAGGGCGTGGAGCTCAGTGACATCAGCTTGAAGTACAACGACAACGAAAAGCAACCCAAAAATGCTTCTATTTGTGTTCATGTCTATGGTAGCTCCAATGGCAACGTGAAACCTGACCCGTGCATCTGA